In the Streptomyces cinnamoneus genome, CGTAAGGCTTCGCGTGCTCCACCATGGCGCGCAGCTCCTGGTGGGTCTTCGACTCGAAGTCCGAGACGGTGAAGAGGCCGCTGACCCGTTGCCTGACCAGCGGGCTGACCGGGCCCGGAGGAGGAGTGCTCATCAGATCGTTCCTTCGTTGTCGCCGCGAAGCCCGGGCTGCTGGGGCCGGCCCGGCGGCTGACCTCCCGGGTGGGCCTGCCTCTGCTTCGCATGCGGGTCCAGGCTGGGGTCGTAGAGCTCCAGGGTCCGCCGCTGGATCGCCCACATGCGGTCACGGTGGGCGGCGTCGACGTTGGCGTAGCCGATCCGTGCGCCCAGGATGGCCGTGCTCAGGGCCTCGATCTGGTCGGCGAGGAGCTGCGAGAGGGTCTCCAGCTGGGCGTGGACCTCGTTGTACGCGCTGTACAAGCCGTCGGCCTCCGCGAAGTCGGCCCCCAGGTGCCCCGCCCCCAGCCGCGCTTCCGCTATGCGCGACGGTGCCGCCGCGGAGTCGCCCAGGTAGATCAGAACGCCGTCGATCCGCCCCTTGAAGCCCTTGAGCGACTCCAGCTCCGCCCGTAACTTCCCGGCCCCACCCGCGCCCACGTCCGGCCCACCTCTCCTGTCAGCCCCCGTCGGAACTCACTGTTCCCGCAAGGTTACCGATGGCCACTGACACTCACCTGAGTACACGTACTCAAATGCCCACGCAGAGGTGACGCGACTACTCAGCCCGCGCTGAGCACACCCGCCCTGCCGCCGCACCCCAACTGCGCGGTGGGATCACCTCATGGACATGGACACTCAGCGACCCACCTCTCGGACAGCCGGCCCGGCAGCCCTGCCGGACCTGGTGAGGAGTCAGCCCAACCTCGTCGGCCGCGCGTCTCTGATGCTCGCTGTCGCGTCTGCCTTCACCGCCACGTCATTCGTGGGCTTACCGCTGTCCATCGGTCTGGCCATAGCCGCGATGGTCTGCGGCTCGATCGGGCGTGGCAAGGTGAAGCGCGGTGAGAGCACCGAAGCCGCCCCCGCGAGCGTCGGCTTGGTCCTGGGCACGGTGTTGGCCGTCTTCCCGAGCGCGGTTCTCCTGTGGCTCTGGGTCTCGCTGGCCGGCACCTACAGCTGACCCCGGGGTGAGCCCGCCGCCCGCCCCTCCCCCTACTGCGCCCCCGCCGCCGTCTGCGGGCGGATCGGGAGGCGGTTGACCGGGCGGCCCGTTGCCGCGCGTACCGCCGACGCCACCGCCGCCGGTGAGGTCACCACCGGCACCGCGCTGATCGCCTTCGCGCCGAAGGGGGCGACGACGTCCCGTTCCTCCACCAGCTTCACGATGTGAATGTCCGGCGCGTCCAGTGCCGTCGGCAGGGCGTAGCCCGTGAGGTCCGGGTGGCGGACCAGGCCGGCCGTGGTGCGGAGGTTCTCCGTGAGGGCCGCGCCGATGCCCTGGGTGATGCCCGCCTCGATGCGGGCCCTCGCCTGGGCGGGGTTGAGGACGCGGCCCACGTCCTGGGCCACCGCCATCTCGACCACCCGCACCGAACCCAGCTCGATGTCGACGTCCACCACCGCCCGCACCGCGCAGAACGCCAGGCCCACGAACGCGTCGCCCTGGCCCGTGTCGTCCAGCGGTTCCGTCGGGTGGGGGCGGCACTGGGCCGTGGCCCACAGTTCCTTGCCGTCCAGGGCCTCGTCGACGGTCGTGCTCAGCACGCCGTCGTACGACGTGATCTTGCCGTCGGCGATCGACAGCAGCTCCGTCGACATGCCGAACTGGTGCGCCAGGGGTTGCAGCAGCTGTGTGCGGACCATGCGTGCCGCCCGCTCCACCGCACCGCCCGACACCCACGTGTGCCGGCCGTGGGCGGCCGGGCCGCAGGGGGGCTGGTCGGTGTCCACGGGGGCGACGTGCACCTCCTCGATGCCCAGGATCTCCTGGACGATCTGGCGAGCCAGCGTCGTGAAGCCCTGGCCCGTCTCGACGGCCGCGCAGATGACCGTGGCCACCGACCCACTGACCTTCACCGTGGCCGTGGAGACCTCGTCCGCGCCCTCCGCGCCCAGCATGTGGACCATGCCGACGCCGTAGCCCACGCCGCGCCGGACGGCACCCGGTTCGCCGGCGCCCTCGGGGCCGCCCGGCAGGAGCCAGTCCTCCTCGGGGTCGTCCACCGGCAGCGCGGGGAGCGGGAAGTCGCGCACCGCGCGCAGGAGTTCGGCCACCGGCGCCGGGCAGGTGACCGTCTGGCCGGTGGGCAGGAGGTCGCCGGTCGCCATGATGTTGCGCATGCGCAGTTCGGCCGGGTCGATCCCCAGCTTGGCCGCGAGCTTGTCCATCTGACCCTCGTACGCGGCGCACACCTGCATCGCGCCCTCGCCGCGCACATGGCCGGAGGGCGGGTTGTTGGTGCGTACGGCCCAGCCTTCGACGAAGGCGTGCGGGACGACGTACGGGCCGCAGGCGAACGAGACCGCGGCGGCCAGCGCCTCGGCCGAGGAGTCGGCGTAGGCCCCGGCGTCCATCAGGATCTGCGCCTCGACCTTCACCAACTTGCCCTCGGCGTCGGCGTGGTGGCGGTAGCGCAGCAGCGTCGGGTGCCGGTGGGCGTGGCTGAGGAAGGACTCCTCGCGGGTCGCGGCGAGCTTGACGGGGTGGCCCGTGCGCAGCGCCAGCAGGCCCAGCGCGAGCTGGGTGCCCGCGTCCTCGCGGTCGCCCATGGCGCCCGGTACGCCCGTGACGACGACCTTCACGCGCTCCGGCGCCAGTGCCAGGCAGGCGGCGGCCAGGTCGCGGTCGGCGTGCGGGTCGGTGGAGGCGGTGTAGATCTCCACGCCCCCGTCGGGGCGCGGCACGGCCAGACCGGCCTCGGCTCCGATGGGCGCCGGGTCCTGGCGGCCGATGCGGTACAGGCCCTCGACCACCACCTCGCCGTGCGCGTCCGGGTCGCCGAAGCGCAGCGGGATGTGCCGGATCAGATTGCCGTCCGGGTGCAGCGGCGCGGCGGAGAACGCCGCCTCCGGGTCGGTGACGGGCTCCAGCAGCTCGTATTCGACCGCGATGGCGGCGGCGGCCAGGCGCGCGGTGTCGGGGTGGTCGGCGGCGACGGCGGCGATCGGCTCGCCGTGGTGGCGGACCAGG is a window encoding:
- a CDS encoding xanthine dehydrogenase family protein molybdopterin-binding subunit — protein: MTGAGDDPGSVATASVVPPAAAAPAPPPHGLGVSVPATDADAKTQGTFPYAADLWAEGLLWAAVLRSPHPHARILSVDTSAAAMMPGVRAVVTHADVPGDAAHGRGVVDRPVFASDLVRHHGEPIAAVAADHPDTARLAAAAIAVEYELLEPVTDPEAAFSAAPLHPDGNLIRHIPLRFGDPDAHGEVVVEGLYRIGRQDPAPIGAEAGLAVPRPDGGVEIYTASTDPHADRDLAAACLALAPERVKVVVTGVPGAMGDREDAGTQLALGLLALRTGHPVKLAATREESFLSHAHRHPTLLRYRHHADAEGKLVKVEAQILMDAGAYADSSAEALAAAVSFACGPYVVPHAFVEGWAVRTNNPPSGHVRGEGAMQVCAAYEGQMDKLAAKLGIDPAELRMRNIMATGDLLPTGQTVTCPAPVAELLRAVRDFPLPALPVDDPEEDWLLPGGPEGAGEPGAVRRGVGYGVGMVHMLGAEGADEVSTATVKVSGSVATVICAAVETGQGFTTLARQIVQEILGIEEVHVAPVDTDQPPCGPAAHGRHTWVSGGAVERAARMVRTQLLQPLAHQFGMSTELLSIADGKITSYDGVLSTTVDEALDGKELWATAQCRPHPTEPLDDTGQGDAFVGLAFCAVRAVVDVDIELGSVRVVEMAVAQDVGRVLNPAQARARIEAGITQGIGAALTENLRTTAGLVRHPDLTGYALPTALDAPDIHIVKLVEERDVVAPFGAKAISAVPVVTSPAAVASAVRAATGRPVNRLPIRPQTAAGAQ